A stretch of the Gossypium hirsutum isolate 1008001.06 chromosome D07, Gossypium_hirsutum_v2.1, whole genome shotgun sequence genome encodes the following:
- the LOC107956603 gene encoding uncharacterized protein: protein MGNYVSCTLSTPFSKSSKTTKVILPSGEIKQYEELIKAAELMLETPNFFVVNSRSLKVGTRFSPLSADEDLEFTNVYVMFPMKRVNSTVTTADMGALFMAVNSVTKKGFGGKVRTLPEDQDNLSDVSLENEDKRTMTNLNLDDIEEFSTPEFMHRLSMSRSKKPLLETIVEEPIRAR, encoded by the coding sequence ATGGGGAACTATGTTTCTTGCACTTTATCAACCCCATTCAGCAAATCATCAAAGACCACAAAAGTGATTCTCCCAAGCGGTGAAATCAAGCAATACGAGGAACTCATCAAAGCAGCTGAGCTAATGCTAGAAACACCAAACTTCTTCGTTGTAAACTCTCGATCCCTCAAGGTGGGAACCAGGTTTTCTCCTCTAAGTGCTGACGAAGATTTAGAGTTCACCAACGTTTACGTTATGTTTCCAATGAAAAGAGTGAACTCTACGGTCACAACAGCTGATATGGGAGCTTTGTTTATGGCTGTAAATTCGGTTACCAAAAAGGGGTTTGGTGGAAAAGTAAGAACATTGCCAGAAGATCAAGATAATCTAAGTGATGTTTCATTGGAAAATGAAGATAAGAGAACAATGACGAATCTGAATTTGGATGATATTGAAGAGTTTTCAACACCAGAGTTTATGCATAGATTATCAATGTCAAGGTCTAAGAAACCATTGCTAGAAACTATAGTTGAGGAGCCTATTCGTGCTAGATGA